The Budorcas taxicolor isolate Tak-1 chromosome 18, Takin1.1, whole genome shotgun sequence genome window below encodes:
- the NDRG4 gene encoding protein NDRG4 produces MAGLQELRFPEEKPLLRGQDATELENSDSFLLAVDTDWKEHDIETPYGLLHVVIRGSPKGNRPAILTYHDVGLNHKLCFNTFFNFEDMQEITKHFVVCHVDAPGQQVGASQFPQGYQFPSMEQLAAMLPSVVQHFGFKYVIGIGVGAGAYVLAKFALIFPDLVEGLVLMNIDPNGKGWIDWAATKLSGLTSTLPDTVLSHLFSQEELVSNTELVQSYRQQISNVVNQANLQLFWNMYNSRRDLDINRPGTVPNAKTLRCPVMLVVGDNAPAEDGVVECNSKLDPTTTTFLKMADSGGLPQVTQPGKLTEAFKYFLQGMGYIAYLKDRRLSGGAVPSASMTRLARSRTASLTSASSVDGGRPQACTHSESSEGLGQVNHTMEVSC; encoded by the exons ATGGCCGGCCTTCAGGAGCTGCGATTCCCCGAGGAGAAGCCACTGCTCCGGGGCCAGGACGCCACGGAGCTG GAGAACTCTGACTCCTTCCTCTTGGCTGTGGACACAGACTGGAAG GAACATGACATTGAGACGCCTTACGGCCTTCTGCATGTGGTGATCCGGGGCTCCCCCAAGGGGAACCGCCCAGCTATCCTTACCTACCATGACGTGGGGCTCAACC ACAAGCTGTGCTTCAATACCTTCTTCAATTTTGAGGACATGCAGGAGATCACCAAGCACTTCGTGGTGTGCCACGTGGATGCCCCCGGTCAGCAGGTGGGGGCGTCACAGTTTCCTCAGGG GTACCAGTTCCCCTCCATGGAGCAGCTGGCCGCCATGCTCCCCAGTGTGGTACAGCACTTTGG GTTCAAGTACGTGATTGGCATTGGAGTGGGAGCTGGAGCATATGTGCTGGCCAAGTTTGCA CTCATCTTCCCCGACCTGGTGGAGGGGCTGGTGCTGATGAACATCGACCCCAACGGCAAAGGCTGGATTGACTGGGCGGCCACCAAG CTCTCCGGCCTGACCAGCACTTTACCCGACACGGTGCTATCCCACCTCTTCAGCCAG GAGGAGCTGGTGAGCAACACAGAGTTGGTGCAGAGCTACCGGCAGCAGATCTCGAATGTGGTGAACCAGGCCAACCTGCAGCTCTTCTGGAACATGTACAACAG CCGCAGAGACCTAGATATTAACCGGCCTGGGACAGTGCCCAATGCCAAGACTCTCCG CTGCCCCGTGATGCTGGTGGTCGGGGATAACGCACCTGCCGAGGATGGCGTG GTCGAGTGCAACTCCAAACTGGATCCAACCACCACGACCTTCCTGAAG ATGGCAGATTCCGGGGGTCTCCCCCAGGTCACACAG CCTGGGAAGCTGACTGAAGCCTTCAAATACTTCCTGCAAGGCATGGGCTACA TTGCATACTTGAAGGACCGAAGGCTGAGTGGAGGAGCAG TGCCCTCGGCCAGCATGACTCGTCTTGCCCGCTCTCGCACCGCGTCCCTCACCAGCGCCAGCTCAGTGGACGGCGGCCGCCCGCAGGCCTGCACCCACTCGGAGAGCAGCGAGGGGCTGGGCCAGGTCAACCACACCATGGAGGTGTCCTGTTGA